The proteins below come from a single Hemitrygon akajei chromosome 2, sHemAka1.3, whole genome shotgun sequence genomic window:
- the LOC140738026 gene encoding uncharacterized protein, with protein sequence MALQATFGKLKDILGKIYPNALKITGNGAIAAFLYVFEEMLEKISPCPCIPDWNTTYTVIVFTVPAVILYMFCAFVDPDSQSVLKCGPGCTRPRRKTSGSCKVQCPCIQCCFPTKTLMKVGIPSVLWIVIVFLDGSYYTCSKVQNATREMCENYCSSNTTRSSPDQDYYCFKSRMIGSILLAATVTLLVLLYFLSAWKCGYCTEEGYYEAIYQNMLEKEKQTNKMEELENKAKEDAKESVKDTIAELNLGEPKQNVQRPNVPAGSMGETIPMIPVRPKHRLGH encoded by the exons ATGGCGCTGCAAGCCACGTTCGGAAAACTGAAAGATATCCTTGGGAAGATTTACCCCAACGCGCTGAAAATCACTGGGAATGGTGCGATCGCAGCATTCCTGTATGTGTTTGAAGAAATGTTGGAGAAAATCAGCCCGTGTCCCTGTATTCCGGACTGGAACACAACCTACACCGTGATTGTTTTCACTGTGCCCGCAGTTATCCTCTATATGTTCTGCGCTTTCGTGGATCCGGATTCACAGAGTGTGCTGAAGTGTGGGCCAGGCTGTACCCGTCCTCGCAGAAAGACCAGCGGTTCCTGTAAGGTCCAGTGCCCCTGTATTCAATGTTGTTTTCCAACGAAgacattgatgaaagtagggaTCCCATCTGTCTTATGGATCGTCATTGTATTTCTGGACGGGAGTTACTACACCTGTTCAAAAGTCCAAAACGCGACCCGCGAAATGTGCGAAAATTATTGCAGCAGTAATACCACTCGTAGTTCACCTGACCAGGACTATTATTGCTTCAAGTCTCGG ATGATTGGATCCATTTTGCTGGCGGCGACCGTGACTCTGCTGGTACTTCTTTACTTCCTTTCTGCGTGGAAGTGTGGCTATTGCACTGAGGAGGGATATTACGAGGCAATCTATCAGAACAtgctggagaaggagaaacagaccAATAAGATGGAAGAATTGGAAAATAAAGCAAAGGAAGATGCAAAAGAATCAGTCAAAGATACAATTGCTGAACTGAATCTCGGTGAGCCTAAGCAGAATGTCCAGCGACCCAACGTACCAGCGGGTAGTATGGGTGAGACCATCCCAATGATACCTGTCCGTCCGAAACACCGATTAGGTCACTAG